In the genome of Streptomyces sp. SAI-127, the window ATCGCGACCGGAGCGGCCTGGCACGAGACCGTACGAACGGGGGTCCCGGCGGCCGAGGTCTGAGTGTTCCGGGGGAGCGCCGGCACCAGGTCGGCTGCCGGCGTTCTCTCTGGTACCCGCGCTCAGCGCCTGCCGTAGATTACTTGAGTTACGCAACAAGATGGTAAACTGGCGAGTATGTCCTCACAGCCGCTCCCCGACGTCCCCGCGTCCCCGGAAGTCATCGAGATCGAGCGGGCGCTCACCCGCATCACCTACCTGAGCACCCGGGCCCGTCAGCACGACCGGCTGATGTCCCTGGCCGAGGTGCCGCTGGACCGTGCCGCCGTGGCGCTGCTGCGGCAGGTCGCCGACACCGAACCGATGCGCCCGGGGGAGCTGGCCAACCGACTGGGGGTGGAGGCCTCCCACGTCACCCGCACCGTCCAGCAGCTGCAGAAGTCGGGTTATGTCACGCGCGTCCCCGACCCCGACGACCGGCGCGCCCAGCGCATCCAGCTCACCGAGACCGGTCAGCAGGCGATCGACCGCATCCGTGACGCGGGCGCCCGCGGTATGCAGCTGGCCCTGGCGGACTGGTCGCCCGAGGAGCTCCGGCAGCTGGCCGGGCTCTTCCACCGCATGGTGGACGACTTCCTCTCCCACGCGATCGACGACGACAGCGAGGAGCCGACACCGGCCGGGACCGCCTGACGCTCACCGCACCGGAAGGCGCGGAGCGGACTGTCGCACCGGTGCGGGCTCGCGAAGCCCCCTCAACAGCAGGCCGCCCAGCGCGGGCAGGACGATCAGCGGCACCAGCGCGGTCCGCAATGACGTGGTGTCGGCCAGCGCCCCGAGCGCCGGGGCGGCCAGCCCGCCGACGCTCACCGTCAGGCCCAGCGTGACCCCGCTCGCGGTACCCACCCGTCCCGGCAGACAGTCCTGGCCGAGGGTGACGTGCAGGGAGAACGGCACGTACAGGCCGGCCGAGGTCAGGGCGACGAACAGATACACCGCGGGGCCCGGGACGAGCACCACCCCGGCGACGGCGAGCACGGTCAGCGCATACGCCCGGCGCACCACGGCGACGCGCCCGTACCGGTCGGCGAGCCGGCCTCCGAGGACCGTGCCCACGGCACCGCCCGCGTAGAGCACGCACAGTGCCGCCGTACCGGCCACGTCCCCGCCGCCGACGCGCTCACGGACGTACAGCGAAACGAAGGCGCTGAGCCCGACGAACACCACCGACCGGCACACCACCGCGCCCGAGAGCCGCAGGAACGACGGCCAGTCGTCGCTTCCGGAGCTCTCGGCCGACCGTCCGGCCGGCGCGCGGACCCGGGAGGCGCGTACCGCTGCCGCGCACAGGGCCGCACCCGCCACGGCCGGCACGGCGAGCAAGGGAGAGGCGTTCAGCCCGCCCGTGGCGATCACGGCGGCGACCAGCAGCGGGGCAAGGGCGAAGCCGGCGTTGCCGCCGAGCGAGAACCACCCCATCCCCGTGTTGCCGCCGGGCGCGACGGCTCGCGCGGCCCTGGCGGCCTCCGGGTGGTAGGCCGCGACCCCGATCCCGGACACGGCGACCGCCGCCAGGGTGAGCGGATAGGAGCCGACGACCCCGCTCAGCGCGACCCCCGAGCCCGCGGTCAGTGCGCTCAGCGGCAGCAGCCACGGCATCGCCCAGCGGTCGGTGAGCGCGCCGAACAGCGGCTGCACGACCGACGACAGCAGGGACGCGGCCAGGACGATGCCCGACGCGGCCGCATACGAATAGGCGCGCTCGGCGACGAAGAAGGGCACCAGGGCGGCGACGGCGCCCTGGTACACGTCCACACAGGCGTGACCGAGCGACATCAGCGTGAGGGAACGATTCTTGGACACCGGACGAGCTTCGCCGCAGCGGTGCCTGGCCCGCTTTCGATAATCTGCCCATTGATGTCGAACATCCGCCACCGGGCGATCCGCCGCCGGGCCATCCGCTACACACCTTCGGCGCCCACCCGTGCCCAGCACCTCGCCGCAGGCGAACGCATCGACGCCCACCGGCACGACGACCACCAGATCGTCTACGCCGGCTCCGGCGTCCTCGCGGTCACCACCGACGCCGGCACCTGGTTCGCGCCCGGTACCCGCGCCATATGGGTCCCCGCGGGCACCGCCCACGCCCACCGCGCCCACGGCCGGCTCGACCTGCACCTGGTCGGCCTCCCCGCCGACGACAACCCACTCGCTCTGGACGCCCCGACCGTCCTCGCCGTCGGCCCGCTGCTGCGCGAGCTGATCCTCGCCTACACCCGCGACCCCGCCGACGACAGCCCCGAACGCCACCGCCTGCTCGCCGTCCTGCGCGACCAGCTGCGCGCCTCGCCCCAGCAGCCCCTGCTGCTGCCCACCCCCACCGATCCCCGCCTGGCCGAGGTCTGCGCGCTCGTCCACGCCGACCCCGCCGATACGCGCACCCTGTCCGCCCTCGGCGCCGCGACCGGGGCCTCGGAACGCACCCTCAGCCGACTGTTCCGCGGCGAGTTCGGCATGACCTTCCCGCAGTGGCGCACCCAGTCGCGGCTCTACCACGCCCTGCGCATGCTGGCCGACGACGTCCCCGTCACGACCGTCGCCCACCGCTGCGGCTGGTCCTCCGCGAGCGCTTTCATCGACGTCTTCCACCGCTCCTTCGGCTACACCCCGGGCACCCACAACCGTCGTTCCCGGTGAGGGCCCAGGCCGCTGCGCGAGGTGTTTGTACCATCCAGTAATGTGCGCGGCAGCCCCCAGGAGGAGGAACCGTGTCACGGTCCCCACGCTCGCCCCTGCTGCTCGCCGGCCTGCTGGCCACCGCGGGCGTCACCCACTTCGCCGCACCACGTCCGTACGACGCCACCATCCCGCGGGCCCTGCCCGGCAGGCCCCGGACCTGGACCTACGCGAGCGGTGCCGTGGAGCTCGCGCTCGCTGCCGGCCTGGTGCTGCCGAAGACCCGGCGGACCGCCGCGCTCGCCACGGCCGCCTTCTTCGTCGGGGTGTTCCCCGCCAACGTCAAGATGGCCGCCGACTGGCGTGACCGTCCCGCACCGCTGAAGGCGGCGGCCCTCGGACGGCTGCCGCTGCAACTGCCGCTCGTGCTGTGGGCACGCAGCATCGCGAAGAACGGGAAGGGCCAGGCATGAGCAAGGCGATCGAGACCGGCGACACCGTCGAGGACTTCGAGCTCCCGGACGAGACCGGCACCAGCCGCAAGCTGTCCGAGCTGCTCGCCGACGGCCCGGTCGTCCTCTTCTTCTACCCCGCCGCGCTGACCGCCGGCTGCACCGCGGAGGCCTGCCACTTCCGCGACCTCGCCGCCGAGTTCGCCGCGGCCGGCGCCCGGCCGGTGGGCATCAGCGGCGACACCGTCGAACGCCAGCAGGAGTTCGCCGGACAGCACACCCTCGGCATGCCCCTGCTGTCCGACGTCGACGGCAAGATACGCGAGCTCTTCGGCGTCAAGCGAGGCTTCTCCCTGGCGCCCACCAAACGCGTCACCTTCGTCATCGCCCAGGACCGTACGGTGCTGGAGGTCGTCCGCAGCGAACTGCGCATGAACACCCACGCCGACCGCGCCCTCGAAGCCCTGCGCGCACACCGGCAGTGACGGGCGGGGCCCGGTTGCACCGTTTCGGTTGATGCGGTCCGGCAAAGGGACCATCCTGGACGATATGGAGCACGTCTCCGCTACGGCGACCACCGATGCCTCGGGCATGGTGACGGGGTGGAGCGAGGGTGCCCGGCGGCTGACGGGACGCACGGCCGACGAGGTCGTGGGGCGGGCGGCACGGGAGCTGCTCGCCGAGGACCCGCCGGGACCGGCCGTGGCGGCGCTGAAGGGGACCGTCGTACTGCGGCACCGCGACGGCTCCTCTCTCACGCGCTTCGTGGAGGCGTGCCCCGTCCTGGGCGGGAACGGCACCCCCGCCGGATACGTGATCACCGCCCGGCCGTCCGGCTCCGCCGAGCCGACCCTGGCCGGACAGGCGTTCCAGCAGGCGGTCATGTCGATGTCGATCTTCGACACCCGTCAGCAGTACCTGCGCCTCAACGACGTGGCCTGCCGGGTCATGGGGGTGCCGGAGGAAGCCCTGCTCGGCCGGTTCTTCTCGGACACCGTGGAGGACGCCGAACACAGCCGCGGATTCCTGGCAAGCCTGCGCCAGGTCGCCGAGACCGGC includes:
- a CDS encoding MFS transporter, coding for MSLGHACVDVYQGAVAALVPFFVAERAYSYAAASGIVLAASLLSSVVQPLFGALTDRWAMPWLLPLSALTAGSGVALSGVVGSYPLTLAAVAVSGIGVAAYHPEAARAARAVAPGGNTGMGWFSLGGNAGFALAPLLVAAVIATGGLNASPLLAVPAVAGAALCAAAVRASRVRAPAGRSAESSGSDDWPSFLRLSGAVVCRSVVFVGLSAFVSLYVRERVGGGDVAGTAALCVLYAGGAVGTVLGGRLADRYGRVAVVRRAYALTVLAVAGVVLVPGPAVYLFVALTSAGLYVPFSLHVTLGQDCLPGRVGTASGVTLGLTVSVGGLAAPALGALADTTSLRTALVPLIVLPALGGLLLRGLREPAPVRQSAPRLPVR
- a CDS encoding MarR family transcriptional regulator, translated to MSSQPLPDVPASPEVIEIERALTRITYLSTRARQHDRLMSLAEVPLDRAAVALLRQVADTEPMRPGELANRLGVEASHVTRTVQQLQKSGYVTRVPDPDDRRAQRIQLTETGQQAIDRIRDAGARGMQLALADWSPEELRQLAGLFHRMVDDFLSHAIDDDSEEPTPAGTA
- a CDS encoding peroxiredoxin translates to MSKAIETGDTVEDFELPDETGTSRKLSELLADGPVVLFFYPAALTAGCTAEACHFRDLAAEFAAAGARPVGISGDTVERQQEFAGQHTLGMPLLSDVDGKIRELFGVKRGFSLAPTKRVTFVIAQDRTVLEVVRSELRMNTHADRALEALRAHRQ
- a CDS encoding helix-turn-helix transcriptional regulator, giving the protein MSNIRHRAIRRRAIRYTPSAPTRAQHLAAGERIDAHRHDDHQIVYAGSGVLAVTTDAGTWFAPGTRAIWVPAGTAHAHRAHGRLDLHLVGLPADDNPLALDAPTVLAVGPLLRELILAYTRDPADDSPERHRLLAVLRDQLRASPQQPLLLPTPTDPRLAEVCALVHADPADTRTLSALGAATGASERTLSRLFRGEFGMTFPQWRTQSRLYHALRMLADDVPVTTVAHRCGWSSASAFIDVFHRSFGYTPGTHNRRSR
- a CDS encoding DoxX family protein; the encoded protein is MSRSPRSPLLLAGLLATAGVTHFAAPRPYDATIPRALPGRPRTWTYASGAVELALAAGLVLPKTRRTAALATAAFFVGVFPANVKMAADWRDRPAPLKAAALGRLPLQLPLVLWARSIAKNGKGQA